Sequence from the Clostridium botulinum genome:
TTATTATAGTATTAATCTTGTTAATTTAATTCAAAATTCGTCTAATTTTAATTATACAATATATCATGAATTTAATATATAGCTATAATTAACCACTATTTTAGCCATCTATATATTCAAATCTATATTTTTGTTTTATATCTGGATATTTTTCTTTATCAACTTTGCTCATAAACATATCATAAGGCCTAATGAAAGTTTTAAAATCTCCATATAGCGCTTTATATACTACGAATTTTTCTCTTGTTTCACTATGAATTGCAATATCAATAACTTCATATTCTCTTCCTTTAAAGTGTCTGTATATTCCAGTTTTAAATTCTCTCATTATAATTCTCCTTATAAATATAATAGAAAGTATTTCTATTACTCACATATTTTTTAGTTCTACTTAATGATAATTCCAAGTATTCTAGATAATTCTAAAGCTTGAAGAGGTGATACTATAACATCCTTTAGTTCTTTTCCCGTCAATATAATTGATGATATATCACTATTAGTAAAATCTATTCCTTTTAGATGGGTATTAGTAAATTCACCGAATATTAAATTAGAACTGTTAAAAGCTACTTTGTTAAAATTACATTCTAAGAATATTCCATTTTCCATATTACATTCATCAAAATTTATTAATTTCATCTTTGAATATGAAAAATTAGAATACTTACCTAGACATTCTTTAAAAAGTACATTTTGCATATTAGCTCCACCAAAATTACATCCTGTTAATTTGCAATTTTTAAACTCCACTCTATGTATGCTTCCATCAGAAAAATCTATATTAGATAGATCGCAATTTTCAAATATAACGTCTAGCAAACTTATATTTCTAAAAGAACATTCATTAAATATAACATTTACAAATCTACATCCGTTTATTTCTACTCTTTCTTCATTTATATAATCTAATTTAAAATCTTGAATCAAATTATTTGAAAGATCTTTTTCATTAATTAGTTCATCTTCAATATTTATATCATCCTCTAGAACACTTAATAACTTAGGTTTTAGTAATTTATTTAAAATAGACATCATTATTCCTCATTTTTCTTATAAAATATTGTTTTATACTTATATTATCATATTTCTAGCATAAGTATAAAACTTTAAATAATTACTTTGTATATTATAGTTTCACATAAAAAACAAATAAAGCAAAATGCCTTTCAGTCTACTTTATTTGTTTTCATATTATATAATTATTTAATACTAAATCTATGTAACTGCTTTTTTATGAGATTTAAAATTAAACATATAAAACTTATTATTATCATAACTGGTAATGTATTTCCTACTATTATATTTATTTGCATAAATATTCTATAAACAATAAAGCCAATTATCCATATAATTAAATTCAACACATTAAGTTTTGAATTTAGCTCTCTGTTTTTTAGTATAAAGTAATCAGTTATAACTATTGATATCATTGGTGCAAATACAGAACCTATTAAATACAAAAAGTTTTCAAACTGCTCTATTGGAGTAAACATAGCAATTAACATTCCAACTATGCAAACAATAACAGCTAGATGTTTTGTACTAATTTTTTTACTTATATTTGTACAACTAACACCTGCTGAATATACATCTAGGAATGTAGTGGTAACAGTTGACATTAAGACAATTATCATAGCTATAATTCCAAGTCCTGCCTGCATCAAAATTTGTGCAATATCTGAAGTTCCTGCATATAAACTACCACCAAGACCTATTATGTACATCCAAACACTTCCTAATAAATAACTAAAAACACTTATAGGTGTTATCAATTGATTATTTTGATTATTTCTAGTGTAATCAGCTATAAGTGGTAACCACGAAAGTGGCATTGCAACTGATAATTCAACCGCCATTCCAAAACTTAAAATATTATCACTAATAGTACTTAATTTAAAATTTGCTCCTTTAAAAATAACAATTCCAAGAACAATAGTTAAAATAAAAAGACCTCCAACAGCAATAACATTTAGTCTACCAAGATTTTCAAATCCTATTAATATCCATATAATAATTAATATTGATATTAACATGCACCATAATGCTTTATTTGCAAATCCAAATAAAGTATTAGATACTGCATTTAATACATTAGCTCCACCAATGATCATTATCGCTGTCCATCCGACTAACTGTAAAATATTTAATGAAGAAAAAACATATGATCCATATTTTCCAAAAGACATTCTAGATGATTCCATTGAAGATAAACCACTTTTAGTTCCTATAAGTCCTGCAAAATATAAAAGTGTACATCCTATAACATGTCCTAAAATTATTGCTAAAATACCTTTTTTAAAACCAAGTGGGGCTATTAAACCACCTGTTAGTATTTCTGCAATTGATATAGATGCTCCAAACCATAGTAAGCCATTGTTTAATAAATTTTTTTTCTTGTTCATAACAAATTCCCCCTAAAAATAAAATATGGGATATACCAATAAAGATATATCCCATTAAAAACATTTAATGTGTATTCCCTACGTTGGCATTATCCAAATCAGGTTAAGGGTCAAAGTTGCATTTAACTTCCTCTCAGCATACATGCGTAAGCTCCCCTATTATTAAGTTTTATATGTTAAAATTAATATTATCTATCTAATTTATAGAACTATTGTATTCTGATATCATACGATCTAAATAATAACTTAAATCTTCGACTGGTGACGGTTCAGATTCAGCATATACAATTCCTGGAGTATATACAATCCCAGCACTTAAATCTTGTTTTTCTACAACTTCAACTATTCTACAACTTCAACTATTCTATTAGCACTTTCAATAAAGCAACTTAAATTCTTTTGTAAAGCTTCTAAATGAATAGAACCATTTTTATCTTTTGAATACACTTTATACTGTTCATAAGTTTTATTTAATGTATCTAATAAAGTTTTATACTTTGTAATATCACTAGATAATATATTGGTATCATCAATCTTATTATCTGACATATAATTTATAATAGCCTCTCCATCAATTAGTAATTTCAAAGTATAATATTCAAAATCTTGTCCATTTTTCTTATATGTATCTAAGTTCTTACCCATGATTTCAATTGCCATAGGATTTAGTTTTTCTGAAAACTGCATATATCTATAATACCACATTTCTATTTCATTCATATATCTATCATGAATTTCTTGCGCCCTTGATAAATTATCATTTTTGTATTCTTCCTCATTGTAATATGCATAAACTTCATTAATTATATTATACATATTTCGTGTTTCATCAATTAGTGTT
This genomic interval carries:
- a CDS encoding DUF1653 domain-containing protein → MREFKTGIYRHFKGREYEVIDIAIHSETREKFVVYKALYGDFKTFIRPYDMFMSKVDKEKYPDIKQKYRFEYIDG
- a CDS encoding pentapeptide repeat-containing protein; the protein is MMSILNKLLKPKLLSVLEDDINIEDELINEKDLSNNLIQDFKLDYINEERVEINGCRFVNVIFNECSFRNISLLDVIFENCDLSNIDFSDGSIHRVEFKNCKLTGCNFGGANMQNVLFKECLGKYSNFSYSKMKLINFDECNMENGIFLECNFNKVAFNSSNLIFGEFTNTHLKGIDFTNSDISSIILTGKELKDVIVSPLQALELSRILGIIIK
- the cytX gene encoding putative hydroxymethylpyrimidine transporter CytX; protein product: MNKKKNLLNNGLLWFGASISIAEILTGGLIAPLGFKKGILAIILGHVIGCTLLYFAGLIGTKSGLSSMESSRMSFGKYGSYVFSSLNILQLVGWTAIMIIGGANVLNAVSNTLFGFANKALWCMLISILIIIWILIGFENLGRLNVIAVGGLFILTIVLGIVIFKGANFKLSTISDNILSFGMAVELSVAMPLSWLPLIADYTRNNQNNQLITPISVFSYLLGSVWMYIIGLGGSLYAGTSDIAQILMQAGLGIIAMIIVLMSTVTTTFLDVYSAGVSCTNISKKISTKHLAVIVCIVGMLIAMFTPIEQFENFLYLIGSVFAPMISIVITDYFILKNRELNSKLNVLNLIIWIIGFIVYRIFMQINIIVGNTLPVMIIISFICLILNLIKKQLHRFSIK